The DNA sequence tataaaaaaaaagtatagagtgtaattttttctgtttttattttctagtaTTGTTTGGACATGTAATTTTTTGGCCCATAACGAGACAAGTGTTTTCTCCTAATCGGTATGTTTGTTTGGAATTTGTATGTTTCTTCCAAATTGTAAACTTTTAGATCTACTAAAAACAACAAATAATATGGGCCTGACTTTGTTATTGGGCTTGACCCAATAAGATTGTTAGCTTTAAGGTAGGCAAAGGAGGTATCTATCACCATTGCCATGGCGCTCTCCCCGTTTTCACTGAATCCATCAACTTCTTTTTCTTCCTCGTCGTCCTCATCATTATTATCATGCAATTTCATTAAAACTCAGTCACTGCATCTTCTACTTCTCCATTCCCAAACTCACACCTCCATTGCTTACAGAGCTTTAAAGTTCAGAACTTGTTGTGCTCAGCGGGCTGTCCAAGTTGATACCTTGCAACAACCCGAACGAGTTGAAGTAGCGTTTGAGACCGCGAAGCAGAGGAAAAAGAGGAAGCCCAGGCCAAGCTTTTTAGAGCAAATTCAGTATAAATGGTCTGCGAAACCTGGGTCTCTGAGACAGAAATTTCCTTGGCAAGAACAGAaggaaaaagaagatgaagaagctAAGGAAGAGGATAAGGAGAATGTGAGTGAGCAGTTTACTGATGATGCCTATGAAATTGAGCCGGAAAATCAACCATCGTTGAGTGACTCAGTAAATTTTGCTCGGCCGAGTAGTGTTATTTCGGCTCCCTGGGATCATGGAAAGAAACCCTTTAAACGCGAGGCTAAGCCTGAGACTGAAATCCCGGAAAATGGTGAAGGGTTCAATGAACTTAAAGATGATGATGTTAAGAAACCCAGTGGCATATTTGAAAGAGAATTTCAATACGGCAATAATGGTGTTGAAAGACCCAGTAGCATAATTCAGAGAGAATTTCAAGCAACAAGTGATGGAATTTCAAAGGAGGAAAAGACGGTTTCAATGGATGTTGATAAAACTCTTTATGGGAATGGAGAGAATGTGAATTTGATTGACTCTGATTATGATTCTGATGATTCGGTATTGGAACTGAGGGAAGGAGACAAGGTGAATAGGAGAAGGAGTAGCACGGTAATGGCGGAGAAAATGCTTCCCGAACACGAACTTAAGAGGCTCAGAAACGTTTCTTTGAGAATGCTGGAGAGGACAAAGGTGGGAGCTGCAGGTATAACACAAGCTTTGGTGGACGCCATTCATGAAAAGTGGAAGTTAGATGAAGTGGTGAAGTTGAAGTTTGAAGAGCCTCTTTCCAGTAACATGAGAAGGACACATAAAATTTTAGAGGTTAGTTCCTTTTGGTACTTTTGGCATAAATTTCTTGTAGATTGATTCTTATGTTACTTAGAAAGTCATAGTAATCATTTTGTACTTCAAATTACGAATCCAATGGAGTTTTGCATTTTACAAAAATGGAGTCTATAGTAACTTATGTAGGCTATCCATTGTTCATTGTCAGACTAAAACTGGAGGTTTGGTTATATGGAGATCAGGCAGTTCAGTAGTCTTGTATAGGGGAATGAACTACAACTTACGTTGTGTACAATCATATACCAAACAAATAAAGATGTATTCACACACGTTGCCATACTTAGAAGAAGGTGTCACAAGTGATCCCATACACGATATACAAGAGAAGGATTCAGTTAAAACTAAGGATTCAGCAAAGGGTCTGCCTGAAGGAGATATCACAGACTTGAATGATCTTAACCAGTTCTTAGATGAGCTAGGACCACGTTTTATCGATTGGTTAGGTCGTGAGCCGCTCCCTGTTGATGCCGATTTGCTACCTGCAGTGGTTCCAAACTATAAGCCTCCATTCAGACTTCTCCCTCATGGAGTAAAACTTGGTCTGCGAAACAGGGAGATGACAGCATTTCGTAGGATTGCAAGAACAATTCCTCCACATTTTGCTTTAGGTACTAAATACTTGCATCATGTAATTGTATTTACAGATTTGATCAATTCTCCTTATGTATTTTGTATGTTATAAATTGTCATAGGGAGAAACCGAGAACTACAGGGTTTGGCTCGGGCTGTGGTGAAGCTGTGGGAAAGGAGTGCCATTGCTAAGATAGCCATCAAACGAGGTGTACAAAATACATGTAATGAGAGGATGGCGGAAGAACTCAAGGTGAGGTGTAGGTGTATGTATACCATCATAACTGCTATAAAATCTAAACATTTTCTCCAAGAAAATTTAGTCTAAGCTGGTTttcatgttttaattttttgagcACTTTTAATGAAACCAATTTATATTCCCCGGAAGCTGCTGCTACTGACTAACACATCACTGCTGAATGTGAAGCCTTTTCAGTTTTTATACTCATAACAGATTGACCATGACTTacccaaataaaaataattaaaaaaaaagggggTGTTAATCTTTTATCCTAAAGCTGTCTAACCCTATGATAAATTGGGTTCTGAACACTCCTGTCTGGTTGTTCTTCTTGCTTATGACTCTTCTTGTTTTGATTGCAGACGTTAACAGGCGGAACAGTACTTTCTAGAAACAAAGATTTTATCGTCTTTTACAGGGGAAATGACTTCTTGCCGCCTGTTGTAACGCATGCCTTGAAAGAGAGGAGAAAGCTAAGAGATCTTGAGCAAGACAAGGAAGAACAGGCCCGAAAGATGGCCCCAGCCTTCATTGAGTTGAAAAGCAAAGTTTTATCTGACCAATTGGTTGCTGGAACCCTTGCAGAATCAAAGGCAGCAATTGCCCGCTGGGGTAAACAGCCAAACAATGCGGATATTAAAGAAATGATAAAAGAATCAACTTTGGCAAGACGTGCATCCATACTCAGACATCTTGAGAAGAGACTATCTCTTGTAAGTGACTTGCTGACAATTGTTTTGCAAAACTCTATGAGAACCCATAATTTTCTATCGATTTCTAACTTTTAACATATTTATAATCGTTGATGGTCTTAGGCAAAAGGGAAGCTAAAAATAGCTGATAAAGCTTTAGCAAAGGTGCAGAAAAATTTGGATCCATCGGAGCTTCCTGATGACCTGGAAACCTTAACTGATGAAGAGAGATTTTTGTTCCGCAAGATGGGTCTGAGCATGAAACCTTTCCTGGTTCTAGGTAAGATTAATTGCTATGATTCTGAACATAATGGTTCTCTTGAAAAATATGCAAACATCTGGGTTGCGTTTTCTCAGGAAGGCGAGGAGTTTATGGTGGTACCGTAGAGAACATGCACTTGCATTGGAAATATCGTGAGTTGGTGAAAATCTTTGTGAGAGGAAAGAGTGTAGCACAAGTAAAACACATTGCTATTTCATTGGAAGCTGAGAGCAAAGGGGTACTAGTATCTATAGATAAAACTACGAAAGGGATCGCAATTATTGTCTATCGTGGGAAGAACTATCAGTCCCCTCTTACTTTTAGACCTAAGAATTTATTGACAAGAAGGCAGGCATTAGCTCAGTCAGTTGAACTGCAAAGACGAGAGGTGACAACATATATTTCAACCATGGTGTTtaggtcttaactttagttcaATTCAAAATATTCTAATCTGATTGTAATTTATCATACCAGGCATTGCGGCATTACATCTCAGACTTGATGGAGAGGATTGAGTTAGTGAAGTCTGAAATGGTAAAGATAATTTACTGGCTCACAAGAACCTAGGTTTGGTTTGATAGAACCTTCCTTACagtaatttttatttgaaatccaGGTGGAAGAAACAAGAAATGGGAACATGACTGATGCTGAAGACTCGTTGCAGAAAACAGAGGAATTTTCTCTGTCatccgaagaagaagaaa is a window from the Cannabis sativa cultivar Pink pepper isolate KNU-18-1 chromosome 1, ASM2916894v1, whole genome shotgun sequence genome containing:
- the LOC115705826 gene encoding CRM-domain containing factor CFM3, chloroplastic/mitochondrial; its protein translation is MALSPFSLNPSTSFSSSSSSSLLSCNFIKTQSLHLLLLHSQTHTSIAYRALKFRTCCAQRAVQVDTLQQPERVEVAFETAKQRKKRKPRPSFLEQIQYKWSAKPGSLRQKFPWQEQKEKEDEEAKEEDKENVSEQFTDDAYEIEPENQPSLSDSVNFARPSSVISAPWDHGKKPFKREAKPETEIPENGEGFNELKDDDVKKPSGIFEREFQYGNNGVERPSSIIQREFQATSDGISKEEKTVSMDVDKTLYGNGENVNLIDSDYDSDDSVLELREGDKVNRRRSSTVMAEKMLPEHELKRLRNVSLRMLERTKVGAAGITQALVDAIHEKWKLDEVVKLKFEEPLSSNMRRTHKILETKTGGLVIWRSGSSVVLYRGMNYNLRCVQSYTKQIKMYSHTLPYLEEGVTSDPIHDIQEKDSVKTKDSAKGLPEGDITDLNDLNQFLDELGPRFIDWLGREPLPVDADLLPAVVPNYKPPFRLLPHGVKLGLRNREMTAFRRIARTIPPHFALGRNRELQGLARAVVKLWERSAIAKIAIKRGVQNTCNERMAEELKTLTGGTVLSRNKDFIVFYRGNDFLPPVVTHALKERRKLRDLEQDKEEQARKMAPAFIELKSKVLSDQLVAGTLAESKAAIARWGKQPNNADIKEMIKESTLARRASILRHLEKRLSLAKGKLKIADKALAKVQKNLDPSELPDDLETLTDEERFLFRKMGLSMKPFLVLGRRGVYGGTVENMHLHWKYRELVKIFVRGKSVAQVKHIAISLEAESKGVLVSIDKTTKGIAIIVYRGKNYQSPLTFRPKNLLTRRQALAQSVELQRREALRHYISDLMERIELVKSEMVEETRNGNMTDAEDSLQKTEEFSLSSEEEETEDDEGDEPYLEPYDCAADDDEDYYNEHEES